The following are encoded in a window of Etheostoma cragini isolate CJK2018 chromosome 7, CSU_Ecrag_1.0, whole genome shotgun sequence genomic DNA:
- the LOC117948246 gene encoding helicase ARIP4-like isoform X1, with product MSEEEELLNGRKRESKICYITDEDKDNDGDDEDEWVHRYDQSHSVPFSSENEAQGGDSAVWQCTPPPSTSQSGGTPARPPPSQPASRPRSRPASQSTSSPSALTGTKKRSSKPAHMRRNIRKLLREHQLEAVTKAAQQDELERRQRLEQPSKPDFPVPLLPEYTTGDVTKHVSASTASQHEVKSVRQEVICLDSSSTGISEDDCKTNVPTSVAKEHTQKSDVINLSSDEDDSIDHLSSESIEVEESEQSGAHVNDALNRADSQGRVLVNPNHPATEDDIFLSAQLARAVKPHQIGGIRFLYDNLVESVERFGSSSGFGCILAHSMGLGKTLQVISFIDVLFRHTQAHTVLAIVPVNTLQNWLSEFNMWVPPLEALPPDTDPGLVTPRAFKVHILNDEHKNTTSRAKVVENWARDGGVLLMGYEMYRLLSLKKSFVPGRKKKTKKTTGPVLIDLDEEDRQQELLKATERALARPGPDLVICDEGHRIKNCHASTSQALKNIRTRRRVVLTGYPLQNNLIEYWCMVDFVRPDFLGTRQEFSNMFERPILNGQCVDSTPQDVQLMRYRSHVLHSLLEGFVQRRGHDVLKDQLPSKEEHVILVRLSPLQRALYTEFMNRFKEAGNSGWLSLNPLKAFCVCCKIWNHPDVLYEALQKENLASDQDLDLDEITSTGPARCPTTPNQKSKRLENPNPIGGLSLNQLQEKANQVITYEWAKDIMYDYKPGLLENSAKMVLLFHLIEESVRKGDKILVFSQSLSTLTVIEDFLAKRPVPPSPNMSSRDKPNQNWVRNLNYYRLDGSTTASERERLINQFNDPSNTSAWVFLLSTRAGCLGVNLIGANRVVVFDASWNPCHDAQAVCRVYRYGQRKPCHIYRLVCDFTLEKKIYDRQISKQGMSDRVVDDLNPVLNFTKREVESLLHFVEEEPDWSQVQLQPHDSMESVLRKALLLYPHQVTKQPFPHESLLIDRRELKLSKAEKKAAKKGYEEEKRASVPYTRPSYAHYYPASDQSLTNIPAFSQRNWRPPPRTEEKPGATVRPVQSTPVPMTPRQVSAGSDPGNDSSGSSLGGFPINCLQKAGVFVQRIVTTTDIVIPGTNSSTDVQARITAGESIHIIRGTKGTYIRSSDGRIFAIRAANKSKTAGESSTAPPKDSQAIPEEVSNKSSNGCLSPDRKQQVPFKTAPRPLSPDGPEIISELQRYTSSTGAGPAAGSGAQPERAAESNKNNLPSTKPVQTNGSSGSSFSPENMSNHDASVISVLQPNMDITAAQDLRTGSKRSASTPPLDEQPSKQPSAGKQSSASLATQGFPFTGRYGLPPLSLNSGMLGGSLDHPLFMGAGLPYFQPPHTQLGDPSYMYPDLFSFGGASADPTSSSSSCSTTTAAASSSSSASVKAASSVPGALPPFMLCPSMVGMAGMLPAGFPLSYSQSMASLYTGSMLPGGLPGPAATPGPAGASFLSQYPPTAASSSSSSSPSSFSPSARSEGCRGPVLINCGIVSSSSSSSSSDDDDDVIEVRGQ from the exons ACCAGTCCCACAGTGTCCCCTTCAGCTCCGAGAATGAGGCTCAGGGAGGCGACTCGGCCGTGTGGCAGTGTACCCCACCCCCATCTACCTCACAGTCAGGGGGGACGCCGGCCCGCCCTCCTCCCTCCCAGCCGGCCTCCAGACCCCGCTCGAGGCCGGCCAGCCAAAGCACCTCCTCTCCCTCCGCCCTGACAGGAACCAAGAAGAGAAGCTCCAAACCAGCACACATGAGACGCAACATCAG GAAGTTACTGAGGGAGCATCAGTTAGAGGCAGTGACCAAAGCCGCCCAGCAGGACGAGTTGGAGAGGAGGCAACGTCTAGAGCAGCCGAGCAAACCTGATTTCCCCGTACCACTGCTGCCTGAATACACAACTG gTGATGTGACAAAGCATGTGTCTGCATCAACGGCATCGCAGCACGAAGTGAAGTCggtcagacaggaagtgatcTGCCTGGACTCCAGCAGCACTGGCATAAGTGAGGATGACTGCAAGACTAACGTACCCACCTCCGTGGCCaaagagcacacacaaaaatcag ATGTGATCAATCTGAGCTCGGACGAGGACGACTCCATCGACCACCTCAGCAGCGAATCCATCGAGGTAGAAGAGAGCGAGCAGAGCGGTGCGCACGTCAACGATGCCCTTAACCGAGCGGACAGCCAGGGCCGGGTGCTGGTCAACCCGAACCATCCAGCTACAGAGGACGACATTTTCCTGTCAGCTCAGCTGGCTCGAGCAGTCAAACCACACCAG ATCGGTGGAATCCGTTTCCTGTACGACAACCTGGTGGAGTCGGTGGAGCGGTTCGGCAGCAGCAGCGGATTCGGCTGCATCCTCGCTCACAGCATGGGCCTGGGCAAAACGCTGCAAGTCATTTCTTTCATCGACGTCCTGTTCAGGCACACCCAGGCTCACACCGTGCTCGCCATCGTACCT GTGAACACACTGCAGAACTGGCTGTCAGAGTTCAACATGTGGGTCCCGCCCCTGGAGGCGTTACCTCCAGATACAGACCCAGGATTGGTGACGCCTCGTGCCTTTAAGGTTCACATCCTCAACGACGAACACAA GAACACAACTTCCAGAGCCAAGGTGGTGGAGAACTGGGCTCGGGACGGAGGGGTGCTACTGATGGGCTACGAGATGTACCGCCTCCTGTCGTTGAAGAAGAGCTTTGTGCCCGGGAGGAAAAAGAAGACCAAGAAAACAACGGGGCCAGTTCTCATCGACCTGGATGAAGAGGACAGGCAGCAGGAACTGCTCAAAG ctACTGAGAGAGCCTTGGCCCGGCCTGGTCCAGACCTGGTGATCTGTGATGAAGGCCATCGCATCAAGAACTGCCACGCCAGCACATCACAGGCTCTGAAGAACATCCGAACCCGACGCCGCGTGGTGCTGACTGGCTATCCGCTCCAGAACAACCTCATCGAGTACTGGTGCATGGTCGACTTTGTCCGACCAGACTTCCTAG GTACACGGCAGGAATTCAGTAACATGTTTGAGCGTCCCATTCTTAATGGGCAGTGTGTGGACAGCACGCCTCAGGACGTCCAGCTGATGCGGTACAGGAGCCACGTCCTGCATAGCCTGCTGGAGGGCTTCGTACAGAG GCGAGGTCATGACGTCCTGAAAGACCAGCTGCCCTCTAAAGAGGAACATGTGATCCTGGTCCGTCTGTCTCCCCTGCAGAGGGCACTCTACACAGAGTTCATGAACCGCTTCAAAGAGGCAGGAAACTCCGGCTGGCTCAGCCTCAACCCACTGAAGGCTTTCTGCGTCTGCTGCAAG ATTTGGAACCATCCAGATGTGCTGTACGAGGCCTTACAGAAGGAAAACCTGGCCAGTGACCAGGACTTGGACCTTGATGAAATCACTTCCACAGGTCCTGCCCGGTGTCCAACCACACCCAATCAAAAGTCCAAGCGTCTGGAGAACCCTAACCCCATTGGTGGACTGAGTCTCAACCAGCTGCAGGAGAAAGCCAATCAGGTCATCACTTATGAATGG GCAAAGGACATCATGTATGACTACAAGCCCGGCCTCCTGGAGAACTCTGCAAAAATGGTGCTGCTGTTCCATCTGATAGAGGAGAGCGTCAGGAAGGGAGACAAAATCCTTGTCTTCAG CCAGAGTCTGTCCACACTGACGGTGATTGAGGATTTTCTGGCTAAGAGACCAGTGCCTCCCTCGCCCAACATGTCCAGCAGAGACAAACCCAACCAGAACTGGGTCCGCAACCTCAACTACTACA GACTGGATGGAAGTACAACggcctcagagagagagagactgataAACCAGTTCAACGATCCGTCCAACACCTCAGCATGGGTCTTCCTGCTGTCAACCag GGCTGGTTGTCTGGGCGTAAACCTGATTGGGGCAAACCGTGTGGTGGTATTTGACGCCTCCTGGAACCCATGCCATGATGCCCAAGCAGTGTGCCGCGTCTATCGCTACGGGCAGAGGAAGCCATGTCATATCTACCGGCTGGTTTGCGACTTCACACTGGAGAAGAAGATCTATGACCGTCAGATCTCCAAACAGGGCATGTCAG ACCGGGTGGTGGATGACTTAAACCCTGTGTTGAACTTCACCAAGAGGGAAGTGGAGTCTCTTCTTCACTTTGTGGAGGAGGAGCCTGACTGGTCACAGGTCCAGCTGCAGCCCCACGACAGCATGGAGAGTGTCCTCAGGAAGGCTCTGCTCCTCTATCCGCACCAGGTTACTAAG CAACCATTCCCCCACGAGTCGCTGCTGATAGACCGCAGGGAGCTGAAGCTGAGCAAGGCTGAGAAGAAAGCAGCAAAGAAAGGTTacgaagaggagaagagggcgTCTGTGCCATACACTCGCCCATCCTACGCTCACTACTACCCTGCCAGTGACCAGAGCCTCACTAACATCCCCGCCTTCAGTCAGAGGAACTG GCGACCACCTCCGCGTACTGAAGAGAAGCCCGGGGCCACTGTCCGGCCAGTCCAGTCAACTCCAGTTCCCATGACACCCCGTCAGGTGTCTGCAGGCTCTGACCCAGGCAATGACTCATCAGGATCCAGCCTCGGAGGTTTTCCTATCAACTGCCTACAAAAAGCCGGTGTGTTTGTACAGAGGATCGTCACCACTACTG acATCGTGATTCCAGGCACCAACAGCTCAACAGATGTCCAGGCCAGGATCACTGCTGGAGAGAGCATCCACATCATCAGAGGCACCAAAG GGACTTACATCAGGTCGTCCGACGGCCGAATCTTTGCCATCAGAGCTGCTAATAAGTCCAAGACTGCAGGGGAGAGTTCTACAGCACCACCCAAAG actCCCAAGCTATACCGGAGGAAGTGTCAAACAAAAGCAGTAACGGTTGCCTGTCACCTGACAGGAAGCAGCAGGTACCCTTCAAGACTGCACCCCGCCCTCTTTCACCTGACGGCCCAGAGATCATCAGCGAGTTGCAGCGCTACACAAGTAGCACTGGAGCTGGCCCCGCCGCAGGCTCTGGAGCTCAGCCAGAGAGGGCAGCAGAGAGCAACAAGAACAACCTGCCTTCCACCAAACCGGTTCAGACCAATGGCAGCAGTGGGAGCAGTTTTTCTCCTGAAAATATGAGCAACCATGATGCCTCTGTGATTAGTGTACTCCAGCCCAACATGGACATAACTGCAGCCCAAGACCTAAGAACAGGTTCCAAGCGCAGCGCTTCTACCCCACCCCTGGATGAGCAGCCCAGTAAGCAGCCCTCTGCAGGCAAACAATCCTCAGCCTCTCTGGCCACTCAAGGCTTCCCCTTCACCGGGCGCTACGGCCTCCCTCCTCTCAGCCTCAACTCTGGCATGTTGGGTGGATCACTGGACCACCCACTCTTCATGGGGGCAGGCTTGCCTTACTTCCAGCCGCCCCACACTCAACTGGGGGACCCCAGTTACATGTACCCAGATTTGTTCAGCTTTGGCGGAGCCAGCGCAGAccccacctcctcttcctcgtcctGCTCAACAACCACTGCGGCTGCCTCCTCATCATCTTCTGCATCAGTCAAAGCTGCCAGTTCCGTTCCAGGAGCCCTGCCGCCATTTATGCTTTGCCCCAGCATGGTGGGTATGGCTGGGATGCTCCCAGCAGGCTTCCCTCTGTCTTACAGTCAGTCTATGGCTAGCCTCTACACAGGCTCCATGCTCCCTGGAGGGCTACCGGGTCCAGCCGCCACTCCTGGTCCAGCTGGAGCCAGCTTCCTCTCCCAGTACCCTCCTACTGCTGCCTCCAGttcctcctcatcttctccTTCATCCTTTTCCCCTTCAGCGCGGTCTGAGGGCTGCCGGGGCCCGGTGCTTATTAACTGCGGGATtgtcagcagctccagcagctctAGCAgctctgatgatgatgatgatgtaattGAGGTGAGGGGACAGTGA
- the LOC117948246 gene encoding helicase ARIP4-like isoform X3, which yields MDQSHSVPFSSENEAQGGDSAVWQCTPPPSTSQSGGTPARPPPSQPASRPRSRPASQSTSSPSALTGTKKRSSKPAHMRRNIRKLLREHQLEAVTKAAQQDELERRQRLEQPSKPDFPVPLLPEYTTGDVTKHVSASTASQHEVKSVRQEVICLDSSSTGISEDDCKTNVPTSVAKEHTQKSDVINLSSDEDDSIDHLSSESIEVEESEQSGAHVNDALNRADSQGRVLVNPNHPATEDDIFLSAQLARAVKPHQIGGIRFLYDNLVESVERFGSSSGFGCILAHSMGLGKTLQVISFIDVLFRHTQAHTVLAIVPVNTLQNWLSEFNMWVPPLEALPPDTDPGLVTPRAFKVHILNDEHKNTTSRAKVVENWARDGGVLLMGYEMYRLLSLKKSFVPGRKKKTKKTTGPVLIDLDEEDRQQELLKATERALARPGPDLVICDEGHRIKNCHASTSQALKNIRTRRRVVLTGYPLQNNLIEYWCMVDFVRPDFLGTRQEFSNMFERPILNGQCVDSTPQDVQLMRYRSHVLHSLLEGFVQRRGHDVLKDQLPSKEEHVILVRLSPLQRALYTEFMNRFKEAGNSGWLSLNPLKAFCVCCKIWNHPDVLYEALQKENLASDQDLDLDEITSTGPARCPTTPNQKSKRLENPNPIGGLSLNQLQEKANQVITYEWAKDIMYDYKPGLLENSAKMVLLFHLIEESVRKGDKILVFSQSLSTLTVIEDFLAKRPVPPSPNMSSRDKPNQNWVRNLNYYRLDGSTTASERERLINQFNDPSNTSAWVFLLSTRAGCLGVNLIGANRVVVFDASWNPCHDAQAVCRVYRYGQRKPCHIYRLVCDFTLEKKIYDRQISKQGMSDRVVDDLNPVLNFTKREVESLLHFVEEEPDWSQVQLQPHDSMESVLRKALLLYPHQVTKQPFPHESLLIDRRELKLSKAEKKAAKKGYEEEKRASVPYTRPSYAHYYPASDQSLTNIPAFSQRNWRPPPRTEEKPGATVRPVQSTPVPMTPRQVSAGSDPGNDSSGSSLGGFPINCLQKAGVFVQRIVTTTDIVIPGTNSSTDVQARITAGESIHIIRGTKGTYIRSSDGRIFAIRAANKSKTAGESSTAPPKDSQAIPEEVSNKSSNGCLSPDRKQQVPFKTAPRPLSPDGPEIISELQRYTSSTGAGPAAGSGAQPERAAESNKNNLPSTKPVQTNGSSGSSFSPENMSNHDASVISVLQPNMDITAAQDLRTGSKRSASTPPLDEQPSKQPSAGKQSSASLATQGFPFTGRYGLPPLSLNSGMLGGSLDHPLFMGAGLPYFQPPHTQLGDPSYMYPDLFSFGGASADPTSSSSSCSTTTAAASSSSSASVKAASSVPGALPPFMLCPSMVGMAGMLPAGFPLSYSQSMASLYTGSMLPGGLPGPAATPGPAGASFLSQYPPTAASSSSSSSPSSFSPSARSEGCRGPVLINCGIVSSSSSSSSSDDDDDVIEVRGQ from the exons ATGG ACCAGTCCCACAGTGTCCCCTTCAGCTCCGAGAATGAGGCTCAGGGAGGCGACTCGGCCGTGTGGCAGTGTACCCCACCCCCATCTACCTCACAGTCAGGGGGGACGCCGGCCCGCCCTCCTCCCTCCCAGCCGGCCTCCAGACCCCGCTCGAGGCCGGCCAGCCAAAGCACCTCCTCTCCCTCCGCCCTGACAGGAACCAAGAAGAGAAGCTCCAAACCAGCACACATGAGACGCAACATCAG GAAGTTACTGAGGGAGCATCAGTTAGAGGCAGTGACCAAAGCCGCCCAGCAGGACGAGTTGGAGAGGAGGCAACGTCTAGAGCAGCCGAGCAAACCTGATTTCCCCGTACCACTGCTGCCTGAATACACAACTG gTGATGTGACAAAGCATGTGTCTGCATCAACGGCATCGCAGCACGAAGTGAAGTCggtcagacaggaagtgatcTGCCTGGACTCCAGCAGCACTGGCATAAGTGAGGATGACTGCAAGACTAACGTACCCACCTCCGTGGCCaaagagcacacacaaaaatcag ATGTGATCAATCTGAGCTCGGACGAGGACGACTCCATCGACCACCTCAGCAGCGAATCCATCGAGGTAGAAGAGAGCGAGCAGAGCGGTGCGCACGTCAACGATGCCCTTAACCGAGCGGACAGCCAGGGCCGGGTGCTGGTCAACCCGAACCATCCAGCTACAGAGGACGACATTTTCCTGTCAGCTCAGCTGGCTCGAGCAGTCAAACCACACCAG ATCGGTGGAATCCGTTTCCTGTACGACAACCTGGTGGAGTCGGTGGAGCGGTTCGGCAGCAGCAGCGGATTCGGCTGCATCCTCGCTCACAGCATGGGCCTGGGCAAAACGCTGCAAGTCATTTCTTTCATCGACGTCCTGTTCAGGCACACCCAGGCTCACACCGTGCTCGCCATCGTACCT GTGAACACACTGCAGAACTGGCTGTCAGAGTTCAACATGTGGGTCCCGCCCCTGGAGGCGTTACCTCCAGATACAGACCCAGGATTGGTGACGCCTCGTGCCTTTAAGGTTCACATCCTCAACGACGAACACAA GAACACAACTTCCAGAGCCAAGGTGGTGGAGAACTGGGCTCGGGACGGAGGGGTGCTACTGATGGGCTACGAGATGTACCGCCTCCTGTCGTTGAAGAAGAGCTTTGTGCCCGGGAGGAAAAAGAAGACCAAGAAAACAACGGGGCCAGTTCTCATCGACCTGGATGAAGAGGACAGGCAGCAGGAACTGCTCAAAG ctACTGAGAGAGCCTTGGCCCGGCCTGGTCCAGACCTGGTGATCTGTGATGAAGGCCATCGCATCAAGAACTGCCACGCCAGCACATCACAGGCTCTGAAGAACATCCGAACCCGACGCCGCGTGGTGCTGACTGGCTATCCGCTCCAGAACAACCTCATCGAGTACTGGTGCATGGTCGACTTTGTCCGACCAGACTTCCTAG GTACACGGCAGGAATTCAGTAACATGTTTGAGCGTCCCATTCTTAATGGGCAGTGTGTGGACAGCACGCCTCAGGACGTCCAGCTGATGCGGTACAGGAGCCACGTCCTGCATAGCCTGCTGGAGGGCTTCGTACAGAG GCGAGGTCATGACGTCCTGAAAGACCAGCTGCCCTCTAAAGAGGAACATGTGATCCTGGTCCGTCTGTCTCCCCTGCAGAGGGCACTCTACACAGAGTTCATGAACCGCTTCAAAGAGGCAGGAAACTCCGGCTGGCTCAGCCTCAACCCACTGAAGGCTTTCTGCGTCTGCTGCAAG ATTTGGAACCATCCAGATGTGCTGTACGAGGCCTTACAGAAGGAAAACCTGGCCAGTGACCAGGACTTGGACCTTGATGAAATCACTTCCACAGGTCCTGCCCGGTGTCCAACCACACCCAATCAAAAGTCCAAGCGTCTGGAGAACCCTAACCCCATTGGTGGACTGAGTCTCAACCAGCTGCAGGAGAAAGCCAATCAGGTCATCACTTATGAATGG GCAAAGGACATCATGTATGACTACAAGCCCGGCCTCCTGGAGAACTCTGCAAAAATGGTGCTGCTGTTCCATCTGATAGAGGAGAGCGTCAGGAAGGGAGACAAAATCCTTGTCTTCAG CCAGAGTCTGTCCACACTGACGGTGATTGAGGATTTTCTGGCTAAGAGACCAGTGCCTCCCTCGCCCAACATGTCCAGCAGAGACAAACCCAACCAGAACTGGGTCCGCAACCTCAACTACTACA GACTGGATGGAAGTACAACggcctcagagagagagagactgataAACCAGTTCAACGATCCGTCCAACACCTCAGCATGGGTCTTCCTGCTGTCAACCag GGCTGGTTGTCTGGGCGTAAACCTGATTGGGGCAAACCGTGTGGTGGTATTTGACGCCTCCTGGAACCCATGCCATGATGCCCAAGCAGTGTGCCGCGTCTATCGCTACGGGCAGAGGAAGCCATGTCATATCTACCGGCTGGTTTGCGACTTCACACTGGAGAAGAAGATCTATGACCGTCAGATCTCCAAACAGGGCATGTCAG ACCGGGTGGTGGATGACTTAAACCCTGTGTTGAACTTCACCAAGAGGGAAGTGGAGTCTCTTCTTCACTTTGTGGAGGAGGAGCCTGACTGGTCACAGGTCCAGCTGCAGCCCCACGACAGCATGGAGAGTGTCCTCAGGAAGGCTCTGCTCCTCTATCCGCACCAGGTTACTAAG CAACCATTCCCCCACGAGTCGCTGCTGATAGACCGCAGGGAGCTGAAGCTGAGCAAGGCTGAGAAGAAAGCAGCAAAGAAAGGTTacgaagaggagaagagggcgTCTGTGCCATACACTCGCCCATCCTACGCTCACTACTACCCTGCCAGTGACCAGAGCCTCACTAACATCCCCGCCTTCAGTCAGAGGAACTG GCGACCACCTCCGCGTACTGAAGAGAAGCCCGGGGCCACTGTCCGGCCAGTCCAGTCAACTCCAGTTCCCATGACACCCCGTCAGGTGTCTGCAGGCTCTGACCCAGGCAATGACTCATCAGGATCCAGCCTCGGAGGTTTTCCTATCAACTGCCTACAAAAAGCCGGTGTGTTTGTACAGAGGATCGTCACCACTACTG acATCGTGATTCCAGGCACCAACAGCTCAACAGATGTCCAGGCCAGGATCACTGCTGGAGAGAGCATCCACATCATCAGAGGCACCAAAG GGACTTACATCAGGTCGTCCGACGGCCGAATCTTTGCCATCAGAGCTGCTAATAAGTCCAAGACTGCAGGGGAGAGTTCTACAGCACCACCCAAAG actCCCAAGCTATACCGGAGGAAGTGTCAAACAAAAGCAGTAACGGTTGCCTGTCACCTGACAGGAAGCAGCAGGTACCCTTCAAGACTGCACCCCGCCCTCTTTCACCTGACGGCCCAGAGATCATCAGCGAGTTGCAGCGCTACACAAGTAGCACTGGAGCTGGCCCCGCCGCAGGCTCTGGAGCTCAGCCAGAGAGGGCAGCAGAGAGCAACAAGAACAACCTGCCTTCCACCAAACCGGTTCAGACCAATGGCAGCAGTGGGAGCAGTTTTTCTCCTGAAAATATGAGCAACCATGATGCCTCTGTGATTAGTGTACTCCAGCCCAACATGGACATAACTGCAGCCCAAGACCTAAGAACAGGTTCCAAGCGCAGCGCTTCTACCCCACCCCTGGATGAGCAGCCCAGTAAGCAGCCCTCTGCAGGCAAACAATCCTCAGCCTCTCTGGCCACTCAAGGCTTCCCCTTCACCGGGCGCTACGGCCTCCCTCCTCTCAGCCTCAACTCTGGCATGTTGGGTGGATCACTGGACCACCCACTCTTCATGGGGGCAGGCTTGCCTTACTTCCAGCCGCCCCACACTCAACTGGGGGACCCCAGTTACATGTACCCAGATTTGTTCAGCTTTGGCGGAGCCAGCGCAGAccccacctcctcttcctcgtcctGCTCAACAACCACTGCGGCTGCCTCCTCATCATCTTCTGCATCAGTCAAAGCTGCCAGTTCCGTTCCAGGAGCCCTGCCGCCATTTATGCTTTGCCCCAGCATGGTGGGTATGGCTGGGATGCTCCCAGCAGGCTTCCCTCTGTCTTACAGTCAGTCTATGGCTAGCCTCTACACAGGCTCCATGCTCCCTGGAGGGCTACCGGGTCCAGCCGCCACTCCTGGTCCAGCTGGAGCCAGCTTCCTCTCCCAGTACCCTCCTACTGCTGCCTCCAGttcctcctcatcttctccTTCATCCTTTTCCCCTTCAGCGCGGTCTGAGGGCTGCCGGGGCCCGGTGCTTATTAACTGCGGGATtgtcagcagctccagcagctctAGCAgctctgatgatgatgatgatgtaattGAGGTGAGGGGACAGTGA